One Thalassotalea hakodatensis DNA segment encodes these proteins:
- a CDS encoding SDR family NAD(P)-dependent oxidoreductase, which produces MQRLRNKVALITGGSRGMGAAIAERLAQEGANVVITYVNNAEKANGVVAKVRDIGSKAIAIKADNADPHAITSAVDSTIAEFGQLDILVNNAGIFSPKPIEALTLEEIDKTLNINVRAVVIASQAAAAHMKSGGRIISIGSNLAERAVMPGLSLYSLSKAALIGFTKGLARDLGPQGITVNIVHPGSTNTDMNPADGEYSDMQRSAMCIPRYAEPDDIAGVVAFLASEEGKCMTASGLTIDGGTNA; this is translated from the coding sequence ATGCAACGATTAAGAAATAAAGTAGCACTTATCACTGGTGGTAGTAGAGGAATGGGGGCTGCAATTGCAGAACGCCTTGCTCAAGAAGGTGCAAACGTAGTGATTACTTATGTTAACAATGCGGAAAAAGCAAACGGTGTAGTTGCGAAGGTGAGAGATATAGGAAGTAAAGCTATAGCGATTAAAGCTGATAATGCTGATCCTCATGCAATCACTTCTGCAGTTGATTCAACAATAGCGGAGTTTGGTCAACTGGATATTTTAGTGAATAACGCCGGTATTTTTAGTCCTAAACCGATAGAAGCGCTTACATTAGAAGAGATTGATAAAACGCTAAACATCAACGTTCGCGCCGTGGTTATTGCTTCACAAGCAGCCGCTGCACATATGAAATCTGGTGGACGAATAATCTCTATTGGCAGTAACCTCGCAGAACGCGCTGTAATGCCTGGTTTGAGCTTGTACAGTCTAAGTAAAGCAGCGCTAATTGGCTTTACTAAAGGATTAGCGCGTGATTTAGGTCCTCAGGGAATTACGGTGAATATTGTTCATCCAGGCTCTACAAATACCGATATGAACCCAGCAGACGGTGAATATAGCGATATGCAGCGTAGCGCAATGTGTATACCACGATATGCTGAACCTGACGATATTGCTGGCGTTGTTGCTTTTCTTGCAAGTGAAGAAGGAAAGTGTATGACCGCTTCTGGACTAACAATTGACGGCGGCACTAACGCGTAA
- a CDS encoding M1 family aminopeptidase produces the protein MRSLLIAELKLQSRHWIWLLAMVLTFAFGAFVINKQTPDMDIDVSGAFFLIKTFAIQLLLLPVLVAIFSAQATIRDFDSDMASIVYASSTKLTQVLFARFFALFILCWCVYLSFALGILGGLTTQSPDSFSLPIASLSWALFVLALPNVLLVCAIFFAIGLHGKRSIYLYLNACLLFFAYQFFLTINGSPLMASRVAVSADLSSLYAWLDPFALSTYFEQVRQWQPSDKNTLLPTFDVTLLTNRIAVVLAALLVTGYAIIHHVQHFKVDTIQDERVLLPHWIKRVKLDLTRTLALTFIARLSDKIPVYSVLTIARKEWQLSFKTKTFFAMCCALIFLISSEVYFGYIHLENLGTSAIASTLITVNRYIADILPRFGGLFMLFLAAELCWRDQQSKVKPLIDSTRVSNVALFFGRLLALCFVPLFFITLSIIVSIVMQSVNGGDIDLNMYVSMYFFFGLPMIWLATLCVVVHALLPNKYLALGLTFALFVSLETSVLQSFGLEHPLWTLGQLPLLSYSEFVGFGAEVDAFVGYLSFRYSLLIVLSLIAFKFFRRGEELSSAFTSPVLWHRREKVILICGAVALVITLGNVVYQTWYIGHYQSSSDRHVWKASYEKKYAYLKDQPSLAVEKITTIVELMPNERRLAVDATYQLINRSDNAISQLVFSTPLPFNYRHVNVENAKQVSFDHVHQTHIYAFEQPIQPSETAAISVVADYQQNGYLGVPGDNVLTSNYSYIRFLRYLPFFGYVKHYQLSNEGLREEFALPKLTHNTLEQDLEKYQGDMSELYDWAILDTTIVTNEDHIAFAPGELVKQWQEGHRKAFQYRTRGKVRNIGHIVSHNLPVKTAEIAHTSVDVYYPENKEAYATLHLSAITDALRYGNEHFGAIKANNLRLVPVAGFFPATGYALPNSIFIGEGVGFHVDLTNEDGFDHLYRRTVHEVAHQWWGHGLNGAATEGEAVLVETLAKYTEMVLLTRKYGDDYVKQLIKYEQQRYFSGRSRTNINELPLYRADENYLIYSKGAAAMYALKQQLGEAAVNKALRKLVALHSYPNKPATTLDFIAYLNEGKTAEQQKLVNNWFKETVIHDVEISRAELSKTEQGYVINVCLQDNKTDLTTVKLSAFSDDEKLIANTNFIANAKQGIITCKVWKLGTKPSHIEVDSALVLLDSNRENNQFYFLKQ, from the coding sequence ATGAGAAGCTTATTAATTGCCGAGCTTAAACTACAAAGTCGCCATTGGATTTGGTTGCTTGCAATGGTGTTAACGTTTGCGTTTGGCGCTTTTGTGATAAATAAACAAACGCCAGACATGGACATTGACGTCAGCGGCGCTTTTTTTCTGATCAAAACCTTTGCTATCCAACTTTTGTTATTGCCAGTACTGGTAGCGATATTCTCTGCACAAGCCACTATCAGAGATTTTGATAGTGATATGGCGAGCATTGTCTATGCGAGTAGTACCAAGTTAACACAGGTACTATTTGCAAGGTTTTTTGCCCTATTTATCTTATGTTGGTGTGTGTACTTAAGTTTTGCTTTAGGTATTCTCGGTGGCTTAACGACGCAATCGCCCGACTCTTTTAGTTTGCCTATAGCGAGTCTCAGTTGGGCGCTATTCGTGTTAGCGTTACCTAACGTTTTATTAGTCTGTGCGATATTTTTTGCAATTGGTTTGCACGGTAAACGTAGTATTTATTTGTATTTGAATGCTTGTTTGCTTTTCTTTGCTTACCAATTCTTTTTAACCATTAATGGTTCACCGTTGATGGCAAGTAGGGTTGCGGTTTCTGCTGATTTATCATCATTATATGCATGGCTAGATCCATTTGCCTTAAGTACGTATTTTGAGCAAGTTAGACAATGGCAACCTTCAGATAAAAATACACTATTACCCACCTTTGACGTAACGCTACTGACAAATCGTATTGCAGTTGTTCTTGCAGCGCTGCTGGTTACTGGTTATGCCATTATCCATCATGTGCAGCATTTTAAAGTAGATACGATTCAAGATGAACGTGTGCTTTTACCACATTGGATAAAACGCGTTAAATTGGATTTAACGCGTACATTGGCACTTACTTTCATCGCTCGACTATCCGATAAGATACCAGTATATAGTGTGCTTACTATAGCACGCAAAGAATGGCAGCTTAGCTTTAAAACAAAGACTTTCTTTGCCATGTGTTGCGCGCTAATTTTCTTAATCAGTAGTGAAGTTTATTTTGGGTACATACATCTTGAAAACCTGGGTACATCAGCAATTGCGTCTACGTTGATCACTGTAAACCGATACATTGCTGACATTTTACCGCGCTTTGGTGGCTTGTTTATGCTTTTTCTCGCGGCTGAACTGTGTTGGCGTGATCAGCAAAGTAAAGTTAAGCCACTGATCGATAGTACGCGTGTTAGTAACGTTGCTTTGTTCTTTGGACGTTTGTTAGCCCTGTGCTTTGTACCTTTATTTTTTATCACGTTGAGTATTATTGTTTCGATTGTCATGCAGTCGGTAAATGGCGGTGATATTGATCTCAATATGTATGTATCCATGTACTTTTTCTTTGGTCTTCCAATGATTTGGCTAGCAACGCTGTGTGTTGTTGTACATGCATTATTACCCAATAAATACTTAGCACTAGGCCTTACCTTCGCTTTATTTGTTAGCCTTGAAACTAGCGTGCTGCAATCTTTTGGGTTAGAACACCCATTATGGACACTCGGACAATTACCATTGTTAAGTTACTCTGAGTTTGTTGGCTTTGGTGCTGAAGTAGATGCATTCGTTGGCTACTTAAGCTTTAGGTACAGCTTACTTATCGTTCTATCGCTTATTGCGTTCAAATTTTTCCGTCGAGGAGAAGAGTTATCATCAGCCTTTACATCGCCTGTGTTATGGCATCGCCGTGAGAAAGTTATTCTCATCTGTGGCGCAGTAGCGTTGGTGATAACGCTTGGTAATGTCGTTTATCAGACTTGGTACATAGGTCATTACCAATCAAGTAGTGATCGGCATGTGTGGAAAGCTAGTTATGAAAAAAAATATGCTTACTTGAAAGACCAACCATCACTTGCCGTTGAAAAAATAACAACCATCGTTGAATTAATGCCTAATGAAAGACGCTTGGCTGTCGATGCGACATACCAGTTAATCAATCGTAGCGACAATGCTATTTCACAGTTGGTGTTTTCGACACCTTTGCCTTTTAATTATCGTCATGTGAACGTGGAAAACGCTAAACAGGTGTCTTTTGATCACGTGCATCAAACGCATATTTATGCTTTTGAACAACCAATTCAACCCAGTGAAACGGCTGCGATAAGTGTTGTCGCCGATTATCAACAAAACGGTTACTTAGGTGTGCCGGGTGATAATGTTTTAACCAGCAATTACAGCTATATTAGGTTTTTACGTTATTTACCCTTTTTTGGCTATGTAAAGCATTATCAATTAAGTAATGAAGGGCTACGCGAAGAGTTCGCTTTACCTAAGCTTACGCATAACACACTTGAGCAAGATCTTGAAAAATATCAAGGTGATATGTCTGAACTTTATGATTGGGCGATATTAGATACTACCATTGTAACGAATGAAGACCACATCGCATTTGCACCAGGTGAACTGGTAAAACAATGGCAAGAGGGTCATAGAAAAGCGTTTCAATATCGAACACGCGGAAAAGTGCGAAACATCGGGCATATTGTTTCGCATAACTTGCCGGTTAAAACGGCTGAAATAGCTCACACTTCTGTTGACGTTTACTATCCCGAAAACAAAGAAGCATATGCAACGCTTCATTTAAGCGCAATTACAGATGCCTTGCGGTATGGTAACGAACATTTTGGTGCTATTAAAGCCAATAACTTACGATTGGTGCCTGTCGCAGGCTTTTTCCCTGCTACCGGCTATGCTTTGCCAAACTCTATTTTTATTGGTGAAGGCGTTGGATTCCATGTTGATTTGACCAATGAAGATGGCTTTGACCATTTATATCGTCGTACGGTTCATGAAGTCGCGCATCAATGGTGGGGACATGGATTAAATGGTGCTGCAACGGAGGGTGAAGCGGTATTAGTAGAAACGCTGGCGAAGTATACTGAAATGGTATTGCTAACACGAAAATATGGCGATGATTATGTAAAACAGCTTATTAAATATGAGCAACAGCGCTACTTTTCTGGGCGCTCGCGCACTAATATTAATGAGCTGCCACTTTACCGCGCTGATGAAAACTACTTAATCTATTCAAAAGGTGCAGCCGCTATGTATGCGTTGAAACAGCAATTAGGGGAAGCTGCTGTCAACAAAGCGTTAAGAAAACTAGTCGCGTTACATTCATACCCGAATAAGCCTGCAACAACGTTAGACTTTATTGCCTATTTAAATGAAGGAAAAACAGCTGAACAGCAAAAATTGGTGAATAACTGGTTTAAAGAAACCGTAATACATGACGTTGAAATTTCACGAGCAGAGCTAAGTAAGACTGAACAAGGCTATGTGATCAATGTCTGTTTGCAAGATAATAAAACAGATCTTACAACAGTGAAATTAAGTGCATTTAGCGATGACGAAAAGCTAATAGCAAATACTAACTTTATCGCGAATGCTAAGCAGGGCATTATTACGTGTAAGGTGTGGAAATTGGGAACAAAACCTAGCCATATTGAGGTTGATTCTGCACTAGTATTACTTGATAGCAATAGAGAAAATAATCAATTCTACTTTCTTAAACAGTAG
- a CDS encoding TetR/AcrR family transcriptional regulator: MNKRGRPRNFDRTETLRNAMMTFWQQGYDNTSMADLVSSMGINTPSIYSTFGSKEALFNEVVTLYRATEGSKIWLETMREKSAKAAIKTLLTLSAEEFTHENRPKGCLIIIGAMNQDDTNLSVHHTLQECRVESKENLITLLKRDIENGTLKSEIDCHAIATYYITLQQGMSIQARDGASKEALLSVAEYGLMTWSLLTQ; encoded by the coding sequence ATGAATAAACGCGGAAGACCACGTAATTTTGATAGAACAGAGACGCTTAGAAATGCCATGATGACTTTTTGGCAGCAGGGTTACGACAATACTTCAATGGCAGATCTCGTAAGCTCTATGGGGATTAACACCCCTAGTATTTACTCAACGTTTGGTTCAAAGGAAGCACTATTCAATGAAGTTGTCACGCTGTATCGTGCAACAGAAGGTAGTAAAATATGGCTCGAAACCATGCGAGAAAAGTCTGCAAAAGCAGCCATAAAAACCCTACTAACATTGAGTGCAGAAGAATTTACTCACGAAAATAGACCAAAAGGTTGTCTGATTATAATAGGAGCGATGAACCAGGATGACACGAATTTATCAGTGCATCATACGTTGCAAGAATGTCGCGTAGAAAGTAAAGAAAACCTTATTACTTTGTTAAAACGTGATATTGAAAACGGCACGCTCAAATCAGAAATTGACTGTCATGCCATTGCAACGTATTACATCACCCTTCAACAGGGTATGTCTATTCAAGCCCGCGATGGCGCTTCAAAAGAGGCACTACTCTCGGTAGCTGAATATGGCTTAATGACTTGGTCATTACTGACCCAATAA
- a CDS encoding GGDEF domain-containing protein has protein sequence MEVHNKNITWYVIFLMVFFLTLPSANAETQTQKQTVNINASIVELTEFPMSYYVDGSEKMLFEEVINQQFTPSLSKLSLGTDAMITWSKIVVRNQQDVAIKLYVHHPHAYHLKHVSFYETQQNQLLNHIDIPLHKSGEKPLMYGGTAVYPFQLAPQETKIIYVKNTSFSHQWYQLSLFDEQSSKQALVGSGKYIALLVGMMLALMIYNFFLYISARKIENIVYAFYLISGTIWVALSYGVAANFFGVFSAEVFQLNSNVLSMPSFLVIFIMLIFDTRKRYPKEHFALSLLLALLVGMFCYSLFDITAALQSASSLAATMMIVTFGVAISLWRKREPLAKYFFLGHSMFILFNMLAVFYYKGLSDFNQINSHGVGIGILLEALMMAFVLSYRIKELDRIKGKQEELKRLADTDPMTELFNRRYFEKTAQQAIHEAKENQSVISIMVIDIDHFKTINDNYGHSTGDEVIISFAKLLMKHQRDIDIVCRYGGEEFLLLLPGCDNENACKVAERIRQAASEAVLTDEQQNEVTYTVSIGVHQLELSYDTTRSAIDAADKALYHAKSSGRNQVQLTQAQFDIQAQA, from the coding sequence ATGGAAGTTCACAACAAAAACATCACGTGGTATGTCATCTTTTTAATGGTGTTTTTTCTTACTTTACCATCAGCGAATGCCGAAACACAAACCCAAAAACAAACGGTGAATATTAATGCGTCGATTGTCGAGTTAACAGAATTTCCCATGAGTTACTATGTCGATGGCTCTGAAAAAATGTTATTTGAAGAGGTTATTAACCAACAATTTACCCCTTCATTGAGTAAGTTATCGTTGGGAACGGATGCTATGATAACATGGTCTAAAATAGTAGTACGCAATCAGCAAGATGTGGCAATTAAACTATATGTACACCACCCGCATGCCTACCATTTAAAACATGTTAGCTTTTATGAAACCCAGCAGAACCAGTTACTGAATCACATTGATATCCCATTACATAAGTCGGGTGAAAAACCTTTGATGTATGGCGGCACTGCCGTTTATCCATTTCAACTTGCCCCGCAAGAAACGAAGATTATCTATGTAAAAAACACCTCTTTTTCTCATCAATGGTATCAGTTAAGCTTGTTTGATGAACAGTCTTCAAAACAAGCATTAGTAGGCAGTGGTAAATATATTGCGTTATTAGTTGGCATGATGTTAGCGTTAATGATTTACAATTTTTTCTTATATATTTCTGCCCGTAAAATAGAGAATATTGTTTACGCTTTTTACCTCATTTCTGGCACTATTTGGGTCGCCTTATCTTATGGTGTCGCTGCTAACTTTTTTGGTGTTTTTAGCGCTGAAGTATTTCAGTTGAATTCAAATGTGCTTAGCATGCCTAGCTTTCTTGTGATCTTTATTATGCTTATTTTCGACACTCGAAAGCGATACCCCAAAGAGCACTTTGCGTTAAGTTTATTACTCGCATTACTCGTTGGTATGTTTTGCTATAGTTTATTTGATATCACCGCGGCTTTACAATCAGCAAGCTCTCTTGCCGCTACCATGATGATTGTTACCTTTGGGGTGGCAATTTCCTTATGGCGTAAACGTGAACCCTTAGCGAAATACTTCTTTTTAGGCCACTCAATGTTTATTCTTTTTAATATGCTAGCGGTGTTTTATTACAAAGGGTTGAGTGATTTCAATCAAATAAATAGCCATGGGGTTGGCATTGGTATTTTATTAGAAGCATTAATGATGGCATTTGTTTTGTCTTACCGGATTAAAGAGTTAGACCGTATAAAAGGCAAACAAGAAGAATTAAAACGCTTAGCTGACACTGACCCAATGACTGAATTATTTAATCGTCGATATTTTGAAAAAACAGCACAACAAGCCATTCATGAGGCTAAAGAAAACCAAAGCGTCATCAGTATTATGGTCATTGATATTGATCACTTTAAAACCATTAATGACAATTACGGCCATTCAACGGGTGATGAAGTTATCATTTCATTTGCAAAACTCCTTATGAAGCACCAACGTGATATCGATATCGTTTGTCGCTACGGCGGCGAAGAATTCTTATTGCTATTACCTGGTTGTGATAATGAAAACGCCTGTAAAGTCGCAGAAAGGATCCGCCAAGCGGCAAGTGAAGCAGTATTAACAGACGAACAGCAAAACGAAGTTACTTATACCGTCAGTATCGGGGTCCACCAGTTGGAACTCTCATATGATACTACACGAAGTGCTATTGATGCCGCAGACAAAGCGTTGTACCACGCAAAATCATCGGGACGAAATCAAGTACAACTGACACAGGCACAATTTGACATACAGGCTCAAGCTTAA
- a CDS encoding MFS transporter, producing MRKQQNVKESDNLALLNILAFLSFVVVTTEFSMVGFLPEISLQLGISVADAGWFVTWFALGAALVGPYLTLMVKVFDTKHYFMFTTSAFILANVVIILLPRYEVIVVARFIQGGFLPVILSIIAMTAVDTSGDNRQHWAISRVNLGLVFATVLGIPLSAFIAVEYHWQLTFWLLSILGLFALVGIVLYVPAVPPKKNIANENNRPLLLQPLFLLHLLLSMLLFTAMFTVYTYISSFLLTVTTFSNTAIGWLLIVFGGAGVLGNWLVGRFTFKQNLQPTIYLTLLFCTVILLLTLIGSYWKILAIIILVFWGAVHMAAFVITQVRIIQIAKEHKAFALSLNMAICNLGISIGAMAGGWVSSHYAVDNIGFVAAGFATFTVLTAIFMQKTMKKYQPYSSIIK from the coding sequence GTGAGGAAGCAACAAAATGTTAAAGAGTCTGATAATCTTGCACTTTTGAATATTCTCGCCTTTTTATCTTTTGTCGTTGTTACAACAGAATTTTCCATGGTAGGTTTTTTGCCAGAAATTTCGCTGCAACTTGGTATTTCTGTAGCAGATGCAGGTTGGTTTGTCACATGGTTTGCATTAGGCGCTGCATTGGTTGGGCCTTATTTAACGTTAATGGTGAAAGTCTTTGATACAAAGCATTATTTTATGTTTACAACCAGCGCTTTTATCTTGGCAAATGTTGTTATTATTCTGCTGCCTCGTTATGAGGTGATTGTTGTTGCTCGGTTTATTCAAGGGGGATTTTTACCTGTTATTTTAAGTATTATTGCAATGACAGCGGTAGATACTTCTGGTGATAATCGCCAACATTGGGCCATTTCTCGTGTCAACTTAGGGTTAGTTTTTGCGACGGTGTTAGGTATTCCACTGAGTGCTTTTATCGCTGTGGAATATCATTGGCAGCTTACGTTTTGGTTGCTATCAATACTCGGCCTTTTTGCCTTAGTGGGTATTGTGCTCTATGTCCCTGCAGTGCCACCGAAAAAAAATATCGCTAATGAAAATAATAGGCCTTTGTTATTGCAGCCATTATTTCTCTTACATTTATTGTTATCAATGTTGTTATTCACAGCAATGTTCACTGTTTATACCTATATCTCTTCTTTTCTGTTAACCGTAACTACGTTTAGCAACACAGCAATAGGGTGGTTGTTGATAGTCTTTGGTGGTGCTGGCGTGTTAGGTAATTGGCTGGTGGGACGATTCACTTTTAAACAAAACTTGCAACCCACTATTTATCTCACGTTACTTTTCTGTACAGTTATTCTGCTACTGACACTTATAGGCAGTTACTGGAAGATATTGGCCATAATTATCCTAGTTTTTTGGGGGGCTGTACATATGGCCGCATTTGTGATCACGCAGGTCAGAATAATACAGATCGCAAAAGAACATAAAGCATTTGCATTATCGCTAAACATGGCCATTTGTAACCTTGGGATCAGTATTGGCGCTATGGCTGGAGGATGGGTTTCCAGTCATTATGCTGTAGATAACATAGGTTTTGTCGCCGCAGGCTTTGCAACGTTTACTGTTCTGACGGCTATCTTTATGCAAAAGACAATGAAAAAGTATCAACCTTATTCAAGTATCATTAAATAA